The window GTATTGGACAGTGGCCGCTCATTGCTGACATTTGGTTTGGTCAATGAAACCCGCCAGCTGGCGAAACAGCTGCTGAGCGTATTGTCGCCGCATGTGGCGGCTGGCTTGTCGATTGTCGGGCTAGAACCCTCCAGTTTGTTGATGTTACGCGATGAATATAAAACGCTGGGGCTAGGGCAACCCGCTGTCGCATTGGCCAAACAGGCGTTGTTGTTTGAAGAGTTTATTGCCGCGGAACTGACGCGCGGTGGTTTTCAATTACCGTTTCAGGCTGGAAAAATCGCTCAACCGGTGTTGATCCACGGGCATTGCCATCAAAAAGCGATTGGTGCGATGAAGTCGGTACGCCGTGTGCTGAAAACCGTGCCTGAATTAGAGTTCAGTTTTATTGAATCATCCTGCTGTGGCATGGCGGGCACGTTTGGTCTGGAGGCAGAACACGTTGACTACTCGCACCAGATGGCGCAGCAATCGTTGGTGCCAGCGTTGCAGGCGGCGCCGGCTGCATTGGTGGTCTCGAATGGTTTTGGTTGTGCCCATCAAATCAAAGTAACGGCTCAGCGAGCAACATTGCATTTAGCGACATTATTACGACAGGCTCTAGGTGAATAAATAAAAACAGGCCGGGCGGAATGTCCGGCCTGTGCAGAATACATTGTTGGGATAGTTATTGGGGTTGGTTCAGATATTCGTACAACTTGGCGGTGTCGTCTTTACTGCACAGTTTAGTGCCTTGATTCATAGTGGCCGCGGTGCCAGCTGCAACACCAAACCGCACCATATCCACTAGCGGTGCATTGTCAGCCAGTTTCATAACCATAGCGCCCACCATACTGTCACCGGCACCCACGGTGCTGCGTTTCGTGACCGGTGGCGGCACCACTTGCACACACTGTTCGGCATCCACGCCTAACGCACCTTGCGGGCCTAGCGATACCACAATCCGTTTTGCCGCGCCCTGACTGATCAGCAAGCGGGCGGCGGTGACGACTTGATCGGGTTGATCCAGTGTCTGACCACTCAACTCTGCCAGTTCTGATTGGTTGGGTTTCAACAGCTCTAAGCCGCCAAAAGCGACCGCCGCTTTCAGTGCCTCACCCGAGCTGTCGACTACACAACGCAAGTGATGATCTTTGGCACATTGCAGTAATTCCGTAACCGCTTGAGTGGTCATATTTGGCGGCAGACTGCCACTTAAAATCAGCAAACTATCGGCGGGGAGTTGGGCGATTTTTGCTAATAATTGCTGCCATTCGTTTTCGTGTAGCGCCGCGCCCGGTATCACAAAACGGAACTGCTCACCGGTCGCTTCCGACACCACATGCAGGTTTTGACGTGTCCAGTCATGCGCCGGCAATGCGTCAACGCTCACCCCTTCTTGTTGCAGCAGTTCCACCAGATGTGCGCCAGTTGGTCCACCGGCTGGCAATAACGCGGTGGCTTGTCCGCCCAGATGGGTGATCGCCCGCGCCACGTTGATCCCGCCACCGCCGGGTTCAAATACCGGTGTTTGGCAGCGTAGTTTTCCTTCCGGGTAAATTTTGGCTGTGCTGGTGGCGCTATCCAGTGATGGCGTCAACGTCAGGGTTACGATCAGAGGCATCTGAAGATCCTTAAATGGTTTTATCGGTGTGCAGTTCTTGCAGGGCGAGGCGTTCTTTTTTGGTTAATTTCGCGACGACCAGTTGATAGGAATCATCAATCAGACCGGTTAATTGCGTATCACTGAGTTCGCCGGATAACTCAATGGTATTCCAGTGCTGCTTATTCATGTGGTAACCCGGCTTGATGGAAACAAACATTGCACGTTGCAGATCAGCTTGCGCCGGATCAACTTTGAGGGTGATTTTAAGCGGCGTTTCCTGCCAGGCGACCAACGCATACATCTTGCCGCAGACTTTATAGACCAGCGCTTCCGGGCCAAATGGTAACTCTTCCGTCACCGCCAGTTTGTTGATCAGATAGGTTTTAAGTGAAGGCAGTTCCATAACAAAGGCAGTTCCTGTTGTGCTGAGCCGAAAAGGATGACTATGCTTTACAACATAGTCCATTTTTCGAATGCAGCACAACGATGGATGTCACAACGTGACACGGCCCATTAATGTTTACGGGAAAATACCCACAGCTCGCCTTTTCGTTTCAGTCGCACCGATTGACCACCAATCATCAAAAATATGCTGTTGGCGTGTGCAGGAACATCAAACAACCGAGGACCATGTTCGGGTGAAAACCAGACCAGACCGGGTGCATTCGTCAGTTGATGGTCGACTTCGTAATAACCCATAAATTTTTTCGAGCGCAAGCAATTGATGGTTGAGTTATTGGCGGCACAGGTTGCGCCGGATAACAGGGTCATTGGCGCACCAATCACGATGGTCGGGGAAACCGACACGACCGTAAAATGATAGGGCATTTTACGCTTACAATGGTCATATTCACTGACGGGCCAGCCTTTTGCTTCTTTGGTTTTGGCCAGCGTGTCATCTAACTGCGCCACCAGATCGGACTGCGGCGCACTCTTGTCTGCATTGGTTGTGCTCGATGTTTGACACTCACACGGCTGATTCGCTGCGCATTTTGTCTTCGTGGCTTTCTGTTGTTTCAATACTTTTTCGGCATTGATCTTGGCTTGATTGAATTCAAACCGAGTACAGCCCGATAAGGTAACTCCCCAACAAGTGGTGAGTAACAGCAGGCAATAGCCCGCATATTTTTTAGGTGCAAAGGCGAACCGATTTTTAACGAGCTGGATCTTCATGTACATCTACTTCAAAGGCAAAAACTAGCTGCATGATAGCGTAATGCTGACTAAACAAAAGCCCGGCTGGTTTGCTCGGTACTAGGCACTTTGCTCTTCGCGCATATTCACCAGTAATTCTTTATAACCATCGCCCCAATGTTTGAGATCCATCAATATCGGTTCCAGCGTGCGGCCAAACTCGGTCAGGCTGTATTCCACCCGTGGCGGTACTTCGGCATACACTTCGCGATGCAGAATGTTGTCGGCTTCCAACTCGCGTAATTGTAACGTCAGCATGCGCTGAGTGACGCCGGGCACC of the uncultured Tolumonas sp. genome contains:
- the pfkB gene encoding 6-phosphofructokinase II, whose amino-acid sequence is MPLIVTLTLTPSLDSATSTAKIYPEGKLRCQTPVFEPGGGGINVARAITHLGGQATALLPAGGPTGAHLVELLQQEGVSVDALPAHDWTRQNLHVVSEATGEQFRFVIPGAALHENEWQQLLAKIAQLPADSLLILSGSLPPNMTTQAVTELLQCAKDHHLRCVVDSSGEALKAAVAFGGLELLKPNQSELAELSGQTLDQPDQVVTAARLLISQGAAKRIVVSLGPQGALGVDAEQCVQVVPPPVTKRSTVGAGDSMVGAMVMKLADNAPLVDMVRFGVAAGTAATMNQGTKLCSKDDTAKLYEYLNQPQ
- a CDS encoding MmcQ/YjbR family DNA-binding protein — protein: MELPSLKTYLINKLAVTEELPFGPEALVYKVCGKMYALVAWQETPLKITLKVDPAQADLQRAMFVSIKPGYHMNKQHWNTIELSGELSDTQLTGLIDDSYQLVVAKLTKKERLALQELHTDKTI
- a CDS encoding helix-turn-helix domain-containing protein, producing the protein MASQQPYSFSCSVSAALSVIGGKWKGVILFHLLSGTKRFNELHRMVPGVTQRMLTLQLRELEADNILHREVYAEVPPRVEYSLTEFGRTLEPILMDLKHWGDGYKELLVNMREEQSA